A genomic stretch from Flavobacterium humidisoli includes:
- a CDS encoding HAL/PAL/TAL family ammonia-lyase → MNTINEYLSLTEFESIIFGNQKVKISDVVLNRVNESFNFLKEFSGNKVIYGVNTGFGPMAQYRIKESDQIQLQYNLIRSHSSGTGKPLSPECAKAAILARLNTLSLGNSGVHPSVIHLMAELINRDITPLIFEHGGVGASGDLVQLSHLALVLIGEGEVFYKGERRPTPEVFEIEGLKPIQVEIREGLALINGTSVMTGIGVVNVHYAQKLLDWSLKASCAINELVQAYDDHFSAELNQTKRHKGQQEVAERMRKNLSDSTLIRKREDHLYSGENTEEIFKEKVQEYYSLRCVPQILGPVLETINNVASILEDEFNSANDNPIIDVKNKHVYHGGNFHGDYISLEMDKLKIVITKLTMLAERQLNYLLNSKINEILPPFVNLGTLGFNFGMQGVQFVATSTTAENQMLSNPMYVHSIPNNNDNQDIVSMGTNAAVITSKVIENSFEVLAIELITIVQAIDYLAQKDKISSVTRNWYDDVRKIIPEFKEDQVMYPFVQKVKDYLINS, encoded by the coding sequence ATGAATACAATTAATGAATATTTAAGTTTAACGGAATTTGAATCCATAATATTTGGAAATCAAAAAGTTAAAATTAGTGATGTCGTTCTAAACAGAGTAAATGAGAGTTTTAATTTCTTAAAAGAATTCTCAGGAAACAAAGTTATATACGGAGTAAATACTGGGTTTGGCCCAATGGCTCAATATAGAATTAAAGAGTCTGATCAAATTCAATTACAATATAATTTAATTAGAAGCCACTCTTCTGGAACAGGAAAACCATTAAGTCCTGAGTGTGCAAAAGCTGCAATTTTAGCAAGATTAAATACTTTGTCTTTAGGAAATTCAGGAGTTCATCCTTCTGTAATTCATTTAATGGCAGAACTAATCAATAGAGATATTACGCCCTTAATTTTTGAACACGGCGGCGTGGGTGCCAGCGGTGACTTGGTGCAATTATCGCATTTAGCTTTAGTGTTAATTGGTGAAGGCGAGGTTTTTTATAAAGGAGAAAGAAGACCAACTCCAGAAGTTTTCGAAATTGAAGGTTTAAAACCAATTCAAGTAGAAATTAGAGAAGGTCTGGCATTAATCAACGGAACTTCTGTAATGACAGGAATTGGCGTTGTAAATGTTCATTATGCTCAAAAATTATTAGATTGGTCGCTAAAAGCTTCTTGCGCAATTAACGAATTGGTTCAAGCTTATGATGATCATTTCTCAGCAGAATTAAACCAAACCAAACGTCATAAAGGACAGCAGGAAGTGGCGGAAAGAATGAGAAAAAATCTTTCTGACAGTACTTTAATCCGTAAAAGAGAAGACCATTTATATTCTGGAGAAAATACCGAAGAAATCTTCAAAGAAAAAGTTCAAGAATATTATTCACTAAGATGTGTGCCTCAAATTTTGGGACCTGTTTTAGAAACTATAAATAATGTAGCTTCTATTTTAGAGGACGAATTTAACTCGGCAAATGACAATCCAATTATAGACGTAAAAAACAAACACGTTTATCACGGAGGAAATTTCCACGGAGATTATATTTCCCTTGAAATGGATAAACTGAAAATCGTTATTACCAAATTAACGATGCTTGCAGAACGTCAGTTGAATTATTTATTGAATTCAAAAATCAACGAAATCCTTCCTCCATTTGTAAACTTAGGAACGTTAGGATTTAATTTCGGAATGCAGGGAGTACAGTTTGTTGCAACCTCAACAACTGCCGAAAACCAAATGCTGTCAAACCCAATGTACGTTCATAGTATTCCAAACAACAATGACAATCAAGACATTGTAAGTATGGGAACCAATGCTGCGGTAATTACATCAAAAGTTATTGAGAATTCTTTTGAAGTTTTAGCTATCGAATTAATCACAATCGTTCAGGCAATTGATTATTTAGCACAAAAAGATAAAATTTCGTCTGTTACAAGAAACTGGTACGACGATGTTCGTAAAATAATTCCAGAATTTAAAGAAGATCAGGTAATGTATCCTTTTGTTCAAAAAGTAAAAGATTATTTGATAAACAGTTAA
- a CDS encoding NAD(P)/FAD-dependent oxidoreductase, producing the protein MTKEFVDVLVIGAGPSGCVSASYLYKNNVKVKVVEKTKFPRLVVGESLIPRVMDHFAEAELFEALDAMNFEKKLGARFIRGEEICNFDFSIKFGEGWDWTWQVPRADFDNTMAQEIVRKGIDLEFETEVLEVSFEGKNSKTIVKDAAGNLKEIHAKFIIDSSGYGRVLPRLLDLDTPSKLDPHSSIFTHVKDINREEGVEGTQISFDILETEVWLWVIPFSNGNTSLGVVGPTDFINSLSENKDNAEALRNAIQKSDYYIKRFAGTEFLFEPVKLENYSRAVKRMYGDGFALTGNSSEFLDPVFSSGVAFATESGMLAAKLYLKESQGISVDWEVEFTQYMKRGIAVFTTYVQEWYTGNLQTLFFHQPENPDVKEKICSVLAGYVWNEENPFVKKHDHVIANMAYLLNMQKEQSPE; encoded by the coding sequence ATGACAAAGGAGTTTGTTGATGTTTTAGTGATTGGTGCAGGACCATCTGGATGTGTTTCGGCATCGTATCTTTATAAAAACAACGTAAAGGTTAAGGTTGTAGAAAAAACAAAGTTTCCGAGACTTGTAGTAGGAGAAAGTCTTATTCCTCGAGTTATGGATCATTTTGCTGAAGCAGAATTGTTTGAAGCGCTTGATGCGATGAACTTCGAAAAAAAATTAGGAGCTCGTTTTATTAGAGGGGAAGAAATCTGCAATTTTGATTTTAGTATAAAATTTGGCGAAGGCTGGGACTGGACTTGGCAAGTTCCTAGAGCTGATTTTGACAATACAATGGCGCAGGAAATTGTTAGAAAAGGAATTGATCTGGAATTTGAAACAGAGGTTTTGGAAGTTTCTTTTGAGGGGAAAAATTCAAAAACTATCGTAAAAGATGCAGCGGGAAACCTAAAAGAAATTCACGCTAAATTTATCATCGATTCAAGCGGATACGGACGTGTTTTGCCAAGACTTTTAGATTTGGATACTCCGTCAAAACTAGACCCGCATTCTTCTATTTTTACACATGTTAAAGATATTAATAGAGAAGAAGGGGTAGAGGGAACTCAGATTTCTTTTGATATTTTGGAAACCGAAGTTTGGCTTTGGGTAATTCCGTTTTCGAATGGAAATACGAGTTTGGGAGTTGTTGGTCCGACCGATTTTATCAATTCTCTTTCTGAAAATAAAGATAATGCTGAGGCTCTCCGAAATGCCATTCAGAAATCGGATTATTATATTAAAAGATTTGCCGGAACTGAATTTTTATTCGAGCCAGTTAAATTAGAAAATTATTCAAGGGCAGTAAAAAGAATGTACGGCGATGGTTTTGCTTTAACTGGAAATAGTTCTGAATTTTTAGACCCAGTTTTCTCATCTGGTGTAGCTTTTGCAACTGAATCTGGAATGCTGGCGGCAAAATTATACTTAAAAGAATCGCAAGGAATTTCTGTTGACTGGGAAGTTGAATTTACGCAATACATGAAACGCGGAATTGCGGTTTTCACGACATACGTACAAGAATGGTATACAGGAAATCTTCAGACTTTATTTTTCCATCAGCCTGAAAATCCAGATGTGAAAGAAAAAATATGTTCTGTATTGGCAGGATATGTTTGGAATGAAGAAAATCCGTTTGTTAAAAAACATGATCACGTAATAGCCAATATGGCGTATTTATTAAATATGCAAAAAGAACAAAGCCCTGAATAA
- a CDS encoding L-rhamnose mutarotase, whose translation MAAQKFCLALDLKDDANLIAEYKQLHESIWPEIKKSIQDAGILVLDIYCTGNRLFMIIEGDENFSFEKKDKADAENEKVQEWETLMWKFQQALPWAKPGQKWIVMDKIFEL comes from the coding sequence ATGGCAGCTCAAAAATTTTGTCTTGCACTAGACTTAAAAGACGACGCAAATTTAATTGCAGAATACAAACAACTGCATGAAAGTATTTGGCCAGAAATAAAAAAAAGCATTCAAGATGCTGGAATTTTAGTTTTGGATATTTATTGCACAGGAAATAGATTGTTTATGATCATCGAAGGCGACGAGAATTTTTCTTTTGAGAAAAAAGACAAAGCCGATGCTGAAAATGAAAAAGTTCAGGAATGGGAAACTTTAATGTGGAAATTTCAGCAAGCTTTACCTTGGGCAAAACCCGGACAAAAATGGATTGTAATGGATAAAATATTCGAATTGTAA
- a CDS encoding fumarylacetoacetate hydrolase family protein: MKLIRFGEEGKEKPGVLLNDKRYDVSSIVTDYNEAFFENDGLAKLEEALKNNPSLPEVSDSVRLGSPVARPSKIICIGLNYVDHCEETGAAIPEEPIIFFKSTTSLCGPNDNLIIPKNSEKTDWEVELAFVVGKKASYVSEEDAPNYIAGYCLLNDYSERAFQIERGGQWAKGKGSDTFAPLGPIMATPDEIGDVNNLKMWLTVNGKTFQNSNTSNLIFKIPFLLHYLSQFMTLLPGDVISTGTPPGVGLGIKPDPIYIKAGDVIELGIEGLGTSKQTAVAYQQK, translated from the coding sequence ATGAAACTTATTAGATTTGGAGAAGAAGGAAAAGAAAAACCAGGGGTTTTACTAAATGATAAAAGATATGATGTTTCGTCTATCGTAACAGATTATAACGAAGCTTTTTTTGAAAATGACGGATTAGCAAAATTAGAAGAAGCTTTAAAAAACAATCCATCTTTACCAGAAGTAAGCGATTCAGTACGTTTAGGTTCGCCGGTTGCGCGTCCTTCAAAAATTATCTGCATCGGATTAAATTATGTAGATCACTGTGAAGAAACTGGCGCTGCAATTCCAGAAGAACCAATTATTTTCTTTAAATCTACAACTTCTTTATGCGGGCCAAATGACAATTTGATTATCCCAAAAAACAGCGAAAAAACAGACTGGGAAGTAGAATTGGCATTTGTCGTAGGTAAAAAAGCCAGCTATGTTTCTGAAGAAGATGCACCAAATTATATCGCTGGATACTGTCTTTTGAACGATTACAGCGAAAGAGCATTCCAAATCGAGCGTGGCGGACAATGGGCAAAAGGAAAAGGTTCTGATACTTTCGCTCCTCTTGGACCAATTATGGCGACTCCAGACGAAATTGGTGATGTAAACAATCTTAAAATGTGGTTAACTGTAAACGGAAAAACATTCCAAAACAGTAACACTTCAAACTTGATTTTTAAAATTCCGTTTTTATTACATTACTTAAGTCAGTTTATGACCCTGCTTCCTGGCGATGTTATCAGTACAGGAACGCCTCCAGGAGTTGGTTTAGGAATCAAACCAGATCCAATTTACATTAAAGCAGGCGACGTAATCGAATTAGGAATTGAAGGTTTAGGTACAAGTAAACAGACTGCTGTAGCTTATCAACAAAAATAA
- a CDS encoding SDR family NAD(P)-dependent oxidoreductase: MFSLQNKKAIITGGGSGIGRAISVLFAKQGAEVHILELTEESAKETVAEIKSNGGNVFAHACDVSNHEQVKSTFEKIGNIHILVNNAGIAHVGKVDTTPESDFDRIMNVNVKGVYNCLHASIPALRSSGGGVILNLASIACWVGIPDRFAYSTAKGAVMAMTLSVAKDYLNDKIRCNSISPARVHTPFVDGFISKNYPGKEEEIFEKLSQSQPIGRMGKPEEIATLALFLCSDESSFITGSDYPIDGGFIKLNN; the protein is encoded by the coding sequence ATGTTTTCATTACAAAATAAAAAAGCAATTATCACGGGCGGTGGAAGCGGAATTGGAAGAGCGATTTCGGTTTTATTTGCTAAACAAGGAGCTGAAGTTCATATTTTAGAATTAACTGAAGAAAGCGCAAAAGAAACGGTTGCAGAAATAAAATCAAACGGCGGAAATGTTTTTGCTCACGCCTGCGACGTTTCAAACCACGAACAGGTGAAATCAACTTTCGAAAAAATCGGAAATATTCATATTCTGGTAAACAATGCAGGAATTGCTCACGTTGGAAAAGTAGACACAACTCCAGAATCTGATTTTGACCGTATTATGAATGTAAACGTAAAGGGAGTTTACAACTGTCTTCACGCATCGATTCCTGCGCTTAGAAGTTCTGGCGGAGGTGTAATTTTAAACTTGGCTTCTATTGCCTGCTGGGTTGGAATTCCGGATCGTTTTGCTTATTCTACTGCAAAAGGAGCGGTTATGGCGATGACTTTATCAGTAGCAAAAGATTATTTGAATGATAAAATCAGATGTAATTCTATTTCTCCTGCGCGAGTTCATACCCCTTTCGTAGACGGATTTATTTCTAAAAATTATCCTGGAAAAGAAGAAGAAATCTTCGAAAAATTATCTCAGTCACAACCAATCGGACGCATGGGGAAACCAGAAGAAATTGCAACGCTCGCTTTGTTTTTATGCAGCGACGAATCTTCTTTCATCACAGGTTCTGATTACCCAATTGATGGAGGTTTTATTAAATTAAACAACTAA
- a CDS encoding UxaA family hydrolase, with amino-acid sequence MLDTTKKLVVKLHPDDNVLVALTDLPKGETILFENEPYVLQDLIKAKHKFYMQDMKQGEEVNMYGVLVGKVQCDVAKGSLMTTENLKHAADPYAYRNASYEWNAPDVSKFENRTFKGYKRKDGRVGTANYWLFVPTVFCENRNLDVIKEALHKQLGYAVTDKYNQFTHELLEGYLNGNDINDINIELNPTPKNKRVFENVDGIKFLNHQGGCGGTRQDASTLSALLASYANHPNVGGITLLSLGCQHLQVQDFVNDVKRQNPEFDKPLFIFEQQQTESEEVLITNAIKKTFEGLIEINQYERTDAPLSDLCIGVKCGGSDGFSGVSANPAVGYTSDLVVALGGKILLAEFPELCGAEQNLIDRCITEDKAKKFIDLMESYDELAHKVGSGFHMNPSPGNIKDGLITDAIKSAGAAKKGGTSPVVDVLDYTELVTKPGLSLVCTPGNDVEATTGKAASGATLILFTTGLGTPTGNPVCPVIKVATNSVLATRMKDIIDIDCGPIISGEKSIEEMGEEILEYCIKAASGEIIPKAVQLNQDDFIPWKRGVSL; translated from the coding sequence ATGCTTGATACAACTAAAAAATTAGTCGTAAAACTGCACCCAGACGATAATGTTCTGGTAGCTTTAACCGACTTACCAAAAGGAGAAACCATTCTTTTTGAAAACGAACCTTACGTTTTACAAGACCTCATCAAAGCCAAACATAAATTCTACATGCAGGACATGAAGCAGGGAGAAGAAGTAAACATGTACGGTGTTTTGGTCGGAAAAGTACAATGTGATGTGGCAAAAGGAAGTTTAATGACGACCGAAAACTTAAAACACGCCGCAGATCCTTACGCTTACAGAAACGCTTCTTACGAATGGAATGCCCCTGATGTTTCTAAATTTGAAAACAGAACTTTTAAAGGTTATAAAAGAAAAGACGGACGTGTTGGAACTGCCAATTACTGGCTTTTTGTTCCGACAGTTTTTTGTGAAAACAGAAATCTTGACGTTATCAAAGAGGCGTTGCACAAGCAATTAGGTTATGCTGTAACAGACAAATACAATCAATTTACGCACGAATTACTGGAAGGTTATTTGAACGGAAATGACATCAACGATATTAATATTGAATTAAATCCGACTCCGAAAAACAAACGTGTTTTTGAAAATGTGGACGGAATTAAATTCTTAAATCACCAAGGCGGCTGCGGTGGAACGCGTCAGGATGCTTCTACTTTAAGCGCTTTATTGGCTTCTTATGCCAATCATCCAAACGTTGGTGGAATCACGCTTTTGAGTTTAGGATGCCAGCATTTACAAGTTCAGGATTTTGTAAACGACGTAAAAAGACAAAACCCAGAATTTGACAAACCTTTGTTTATTTTTGAACAGCAGCAGACAGAAAGCGAAGAAGTTTTGATTACTAATGCCATTAAAAAGACTTTTGAAGGTTTAATTGAAATCAACCAATATGAAAGAACCGATGCGCCTTTGAGCGATTTATGCATTGGTGTAAAATGTGGCGGAAGCGATGGTTTCAGCGGAGTTTCTGCAAATCCTGCTGTGGGTTATACTTCTGATTTAGTAGTAGCTTTAGGCGGAAAAATTCTTTTGGCCGAATTCCCAGAATTATGTGGAGCTGAACAGAATTTAATTGACAGATGTATTACGGAAGATAAAGCCAAAAAATTCATAGATTTAATGGAATCTTACGATGAACTGGCTCATAAAGTGGGTTCTGGTTTCCACATGAATCCGTCACCAGGAAACATCAAAGACGGATTAATTACAGATGCTATCAAAAGTGCCGGAGCGGCTAAAAAAGGCGGAACTTCTCCTGTTGTTGACGTTTTAGATTATACCGAATTGGTTACAAAACCAGGATTGAGTTTAGTTTGTACACCAGGAAATGATGTGGAAGCAACAACTGGAAAAGCGGCTTCTGGAGCAACTTTAATTTTATTTACTACAGGGTTGGGAACTCCGACTGGAAACCCAGTTTGTCCTGTAATTAAAGTGGCAACAAACTCTGTTCTAGCAACCAGAATGAAAGATATTATCGATATTGACTGCGGACCAATCATTAGTGGTGAAAAATCTATTGAAGAAATGGGCGAGGAAATTTTAGAATACTGCATCAAAGCGGCAAGCGGCGAAATTATTCCGAAAGCAGTGCAATTAAACCAAGACGATTTTATTCCGTGGAAACGCGGCGTATCTTTGTAA
- a CDS encoding AraC family transcriptional regulator, translated as MKLEQTKIASYLNTKVSVLNRVEPFFQAPFHSHPELELVYVKESYGKRIIGNSVMPFEPGDMVFLGSDIPHVWLNDEKYYQGIEDLKANSIVVYFHKDIFGPTFYELKETQKINELFFQAGKGISIIGKTNKQIAKKLEKLVSKKDFEVIVGLFEILSILSESQDTIYINDEIYSLMQKDSKVDRLSEVFQYVNKNYKKNISLEEIAAVANMTRTSFCRMFRVKTKKNFVDYLHEIRISNACKLLLETDKSMSEIAYECGYKTASNFNKLFKKVKGMTPSDFKNNAKMSFATPDSYRD; from the coding sequence ATGAAATTGGAACAAACCAAAATAGCGTCTTATCTCAATACAAAAGTTTCGGTATTAAATCGTGTTGAGCCTTTTTTTCAGGCGCCCTTTCATTCGCATCCAGAATTGGAATTGGTGTATGTAAAAGAGAGTTACGGCAAGCGAATTATTGGAAATTCGGTAATGCCATTTGAACCTGGAGATATGGTTTTTTTAGGTTCGGATATTCCGCACGTTTGGCTGAATGATGAGAAATATTATCAAGGAATTGAAGATTTGAAGGCGAATTCGATTGTTGTATATTTTCATAAAGATATTTTTGGACCGACTTTTTACGAATTAAAAGAAACGCAAAAAATCAATGAACTCTTTTTTCAGGCTGGAAAAGGGATTTCGATTATCGGAAAAACCAATAAGCAGATTGCTAAAAAATTGGAGAAGTTAGTTTCAAAAAAAGACTTTGAGGTAATTGTCGGACTTTTTGAGATTTTGTCTATTCTTTCAGAAAGTCAGGATACAATCTATATCAATGACGAAATTTATTCTTTGATGCAGAAAGATTCAAAAGTAGATCGTCTTTCAGAAGTTTTTCAATATGTGAATAAAAATTATAAGAAGAATATTTCCTTAGAAGAAATTGCCGCTGTTGCGAATATGACTCGGACTTCTTTCTGCAGAATGTTTCGAGTTAAAACGAAGAAAAACTTTGTGGATTATCTGCACGAAATCAGAATCTCGAATGCCTGTAAATTGTTGCTGGAAACCGATAAAAGTATGTCTGAAATTGCGTATGAATGCGGTTATAAAACCGCTTCAAATTTTAATAAACTTTTCAAAAAAGTTAAAGGAATGACGCCATCTGATTTTAAAAATAATGCGAAGATGAGTTTTGCCACTCCCGATAGCTATCGGGATTAA
- a CDS encoding SDR family oxidoreductase, translating into MQLSLTQKIIIVTGGAKGIGLGIVKVLAEENAIPFIVGRNENDNIKAVEELKAIGKEAHQVAADLTKPEDCKKAVDTVIAKFGRIDGLVNNAGVNDGVGLENGNYEDFAASLHKNLVHYYLMAQHALPYLKESKGAIVNIGSKTAETGQGGTSAYAASNGGRNALTREWAVELLKYSIRVNAVIVAECYTPLYETWINTFENKEEKLAAITKNIPLENRMTTAEEIANMVVFLLSEKSSHTTGQIIYVDGGYTHLDRSI; encoded by the coding sequence ATGCAGTTATCATTAACCCAAAAAATCATTATCGTTACTGGAGGCGCAAAAGGAATCGGTTTAGGAATCGTTAAAGTTCTAGCCGAAGAAAATGCAATTCCGTTTATCGTTGGACGTAACGAAAATGACAACATCAAAGCCGTAGAAGAATTAAAAGCCATTGGAAAAGAAGCGCATCAAGTTGCCGCCGATTTGACAAAACCTGAAGACTGCAAAAAAGCCGTTGACACCGTAATCGCAAAATTTGGCCGAATTGACGGGCTTGTAAATAATGCCGGAGTTAATGACGGTGTAGGATTAGAGAACGGAAATTATGAAGATTTCGCTGCTTCTCTTCACAAAAATTTAGTGCATTATTATTTAATGGCACAGCATGCGCTTCCGTATTTGAAAGAATCGAAAGGAGCCATTGTAAACATTGGTTCTAAAACTGCCGAAACAGGTCAAGGCGGAACCTCAGCTTACGCTGCTTCAAACGGAGGAAGAAATGCTTTAACCAGAGAATGGGCAGTTGAATTATTAAAATACAGCATTCGTGTAAACGCTGTAATTGTAGCTGAATGTTACACGCCGCTTTATGAAACGTGGATTAATACTTTTGAAAATAAAGAAGAAAAATTAGCCGCAATTACAAAAAATATTCCGCTAGAAAACAGAATGACAACAGCAGAAGAAATTGCTAACATGGTGGTTTTCTTGCTGTCTGAAAAATCAAGTCATACCACTGGACAGATCATTTATGTTGATGGTGGTTACACTCATTTAGATCGATCTATTTAA
- a CDS encoding sodium/sugar symporter, protein MNQNLAFADYAVFIIYFIVVSVYGYTVYRKRKQDEQDAKAYFLAEGNLTWWAIGASLIASNISAEQFIGMSGEGFFLGIAVAAYEWLAAIALIIVAVWFIPVYLKNKIYTMPQFLKTRYNESTALIMAVFWLFLYVFVNLTSILYLGAVAINGLAGGQYLHAIMIGLAVFALFISLGGMKVVAYTDVIQVAVLIIGGLVTSYIALTTVGQYFGVGENAIAGFKVLMKEAPEHFKMIIPKPTAASSQLEIDKYLTFPGLLSYAAGIWIINLNYWGCNQYITQRALGADLQTARTGILFAGMLKLLMPLIVMLPGIAAYVLYTNGHLPQLVGGKDGAYSAVLTFLPTGLKGLSVAALTAAIVASLAGKVNSISTIYTLDIHKKYIQKDAGEKQQVNIGRLAVFAAMLLAVLFTWNDVLGIGGVGGFTYIQKYTGFISPGVFAMFFLGMFWKRTTGTAAIVGVILGFLLSVLFNEYAPALFGNDTLLYTAYNNGKGAFEIPFHICMGLSFLFTMIAMIVISFAGPKVNPKAFETEPGMFKVQPQTTVLIVITLLIIVALYVKFW, encoded by the coding sequence ATGAACCAAAACCTCGCTTTCGCAGACTATGCGGTTTTTATTATTTATTTTATCGTAGTCTCGGTCTACGGTTACACCGTTTACCGCAAACGTAAACAAGACGAACAAGATGCTAAAGCTTACTTTTTGGCTGAAGGAAATTTAACTTGGTGGGCAATTGGAGCTTCTCTTATTGCTTCTAATATCTCTGCAGAACAATTCATCGGAATGAGCGGTGAAGGATTCTTCTTAGGAATCGCTGTTGCTGCTTACGAATGGCTTGCCGCTATTGCACTTATTATTGTCGCTGTATGGTTTATTCCTGTTTATCTTAAAAACAAGATTTACACGATGCCACAATTCTTAAAAACACGTTACAACGAATCTACTGCATTGATTATGGCAGTTTTCTGGCTGTTTTTGTATGTTTTTGTAAACTTAACTTCTATTCTTTATTTGGGAGCAGTTGCTATTAATGGTCTTGCGGGAGGTCAGTATCTTCACGCTATTATGATCGGTTTGGCTGTATTTGCTTTATTTATTTCTCTTGGAGGAATGAAAGTTGTAGCTTATACAGACGTTATTCAGGTTGCGGTTTTAATCATTGGAGGTTTGGTAACTTCTTACATCGCTTTGACTACTGTTGGGCAGTATTTTGGTGTTGGCGAAAATGCAATTGCAGGTTTCAAAGTTTTAATGAAAGAAGCGCCGGAGCATTTCAAAATGATTATTCCAAAACCAACTGCAGCATCATCTCAACTTGAAATCGATAAATATTTAACTTTCCCTGGATTGTTATCTTATGCAGCTGGCATCTGGATCATCAACTTAAACTATTGGGGATGTAACCAATACATTACACAAAGAGCACTTGGAGCAGATTTACAAACCGCTCGTACAGGAATCTTATTTGCGGGTATGCTAAAATTATTAATGCCACTTATCGTAATGCTTCCTGGTATTGCTGCTTATGTTTTATACACAAACGGGCATTTGCCACAATTAGTTGGAGGAAAAGACGGAGCTTATTCTGCTGTATTGACTTTCCTTCCAACAGGATTAAAAGGTCTTTCTGTTGCCGCACTTACTGCTGCAATTGTAGCATCTTTAGCTGGAAAAGTAAACAGTATTTCTACAATTTATACCTTAGACATTCATAAAAAATACATCCAGAAAGATGCTGGCGAAAAACAACAGGTAAACATTGGTAGACTTGCCGTTTTTGCTGCCATGCTTTTAGCGGTTCTATTTACTTGGAATGACGTTTTAGGAATTGGTGGAGTTGGAGGATTTACATACATCCAAAAATATACTGGATTTATTAGTCCAGGAGTTTTCGCGATGTTCTTCTTAGGTATGTTCTGGAAAAGAACTACTGGAACAGCTGCAATCGTGGGAGTAATTTTAGGATTCTTATTATCTGTTTTATTCAACGAATATGCTCCAGCTTTATTTGGAAATGATACACTTTTATATACTGCTTATAATAACGGAAAAGGAGCTTTCGAAATTCCGTTCCATATTTGTATGGGATTGTCATTCTTATTTACAATGATTGCCATGATTGTGATAAGTTTCGCTGGTCCAAAAGTAAACCCAAAAGCATTCGAGACAGAACCTGGAATGTTCAAAGTACAGCCACAGACTACGGTCTTAATAGTAATTACATTACTGATTATTGTGGCTCTTTATGTTAAGTTCTGGTAA